The following are encoded together in the Thermococcus sibiricus MM 739 genome:
- a CDS encoding Mut7-C RNAse domain-containing protein — MKGKNAKFIADMMLGRLARWLRLYGYDTVYGIEDDDEILRISREENRILLTRDETLAKRLEDSILIKSNKFEEQVKQLMELGFEFDELFPENARCPKCNGLIRRAEKEEIRGKVLEGVYEDYDEFYICTQCGQIYWPGRQWREMVKIDRKLKNFKVS; from the coding sequence ATGAAAGGGAAAAATGCAAAATTCATTGCGGATATGATGCTTGGTCGTTTGGCAAGGTGGCTTCGATTGTATGGCTATGATACAGTCTACGGGATAGAAGATGATGACGAGATTTTAAGAATTTCAAGGGAGGAAAATAGGATCCTTCTTACTAGAGATGAAACTCTAGCAAAACGTTTGGAGGATAGTATTTTAATAAAATCCAACAAATTTGAAGAGCAGGTAAAGCAGCTTATGGAATTAGGCTTTGAGTTTGATGAACTATTCCCTGAAAATGCAAGATGTCCGAAATGCAACGGCCTTATAAGAAGAGCAGAAAAAGAAGAAATCAGGGGAAAAGTTCTGGAAGGTGTTTACGAAGACTACGATGAATTCTACATCTGTACTCAGTGCGGTCAAATCTATTGGCCCGGAAGGCAGTGGAGAGAAATGGTAAAAATCGATAGAAAGTTGAAAAATTTTAAAGTCAGTTAA